The nucleotide sequence CTTATGGCTATAACAATTAGAAAAGAAGATGCCCTGAACTACCATTCACATGGGCAACCTGGTAAAATTGAAGTTGTTCCTACAAAAATCCTTAGCTCCCAAATTGATTTGGCTTTGGCTTATTCTCCTGGTGTGGCAGAACCATGCAAGGAAATATCAGCTAATAAAGATGAAGCATATAAATATACTTCTAAAGGAAACCTTGTAGCTGTAATTTCTAATGGTACGGCTGTTTTAGGTTTAGGAAATATTGGACCTGACGCATCCAAACCTGTCATGGAGGGAAAGGGTGTTTTGTTTAAGAAGTTTGCAGGGATAGATGTTTTTGATATAGAGGTTGATTGTACAGACCCTAAAAAATTTATAGAAATAGTTAGGGCTTTGGAGCCAACTTTTGGAGGTATTAACCTGGAAGATATTAAGGCTCCGGAGTGCTTTCTTATAGAAGAAGAACTCAAGAAACAGACCAATATCCCTGTCATGCATGACGATCAGCATGGTACGGCTATCATATCTGCGGCGGCACTTTTAAATGCCCTTGAGTTGATCGACAAAGATATCAGTTCTGTAAAATTTGTTATTTGTGGGGCTGGGGCTGCGGCCATATCTTGTACAAAGCTGTATATGTCTTTGGGGGTAAAAAAAGAAAACCTTATTATGGTGGACAAGGACGGCGTGATCCGTTCTGACAGACCATCTATAGACCCTACGCACGTTGCTTTTGCTACAGATAAAGATATTACCTCATTGGCAGAAGCTGTGGATGGTGCAGATGTCTTTATCGGATGCAGTACTGGCAATGTATTGACTGCCGAAATGCTTAAAACAATGGCTTCTAACCCTATTGTTTTTGCTTTAGCAAACCCTGTGCCTGAAATTGATTATAACCTAGCCATTAGTACCCGAGATGATGTGATCATGGCTACTGGACGTTCTGATTTTCCTAACCAGGTCAATAATGTACTAGGTTTCCCATATATTTTTAGGGGTGCTTTAGATGTAAGGGCTTCTGGTATTAATGAAGAAATGAAGCTGGCTGCTGTAAAAGCTTTGTGTGAGCTTACTAAAGAGCCAGTGCCTGATATTGTCAATAAAGCATATAGTGACCATAAGCTTACATTTGGTAGAAACTATCTTATCCCAAAACCATTAGACCCTAGGTTAATTACCACTATTTCCCCTGCAGTAGCCAAAGCGGCTATGGAAACAGGACTGGCAAGAACGGCCATTACGGACTGGGATGAATACCACATGGAACTGCAGAAAAGGATTGGTATTGACCAGAAACTGATGTCAAGGGTAATCAGTAGGGCTAGGCAGCATCCTAAAAGGGTGGTATTTGCCGAAGCTGATCATTACAAAATACTCAAAGCTGCACAGATTATTATTGACGAAGGTATCGGTGAGCCTATTTTATTAGGGAATAGACAGAAAATCAAAAGATTGATTGAGGAGCACAACCTTGACTTAGGGGATTGTCTGATCATGAACCCTCGTGAAGAGAAAGAAAAGATAAAGAGGTTTGGTGAGCTGCTTTATAAAAAACGTCAGCGTAAAGGGGTTACTCTATACGAAGCCCGACAAATGATGCGCCAAAGAAACTATTTTGGCTCTATGATGGTCGAAACTGGCGAAGCAGATGCGTTTATATCCGGCTTGACCAGAGATTATGCTTCTGCCATTAAACCAGCTTTACAAACTATTGGTGTTGAAAAAGGAACAGGTCGGGTTGCAGGTATGTACATTATTTTGAATAAAAACAATACCTACTTTTTCTCAGATACTACAGTAAATGAAAACCCTACGGCAGATGAGCTTTCTGAGATCGTTGGACTTACAGCACGGACAGTTCGGTTTTTCGATGTAGAGCCACGTATTGCCATGTTATCTTATTCAAACTTTGGCTCGAACAAGGGCGAGGTACCACTCAAGACAGCACTTGCTGCCGAAAAAGCAAGAGAGCGTTTCCCAGACCTCTTAATAGATGGAGATGTGCAGGCTAATATTGCGCTTAATACAAAACTTCTTAAGGAAAACTATCCTTTCAGCGTATTGGCAGAACAAGGGGCAAATACCCTAATTT is from Cytophagaceae bacterium ABcell3 and encodes:
- a CDS encoding NADP-dependent malic enzyme, translated to MAITIRKEDALNYHSHGQPGKIEVVPTKILSSQIDLALAYSPGVAEPCKEISANKDEAYKYTSKGNLVAVISNGTAVLGLGNIGPDASKPVMEGKGVLFKKFAGIDVFDIEVDCTDPKKFIEIVRALEPTFGGINLEDIKAPECFLIEEELKKQTNIPVMHDDQHGTAIISAAALLNALELIDKDISSVKFVICGAGAAAISCTKLYMSLGVKKENLIMVDKDGVIRSDRPSIDPTHVAFATDKDITSLAEAVDGADVFIGCSTGNVLTAEMLKTMASNPIVFALANPVPEIDYNLAISTRDDVIMATGRSDFPNQVNNVLGFPYIFRGALDVRASGINEEMKLAAVKALCELTKEPVPDIVNKAYSDHKLTFGRNYLIPKPLDPRLITTISPAVAKAAMETGLARTAITDWDEYHMELQKRIGIDQKLMSRVISRARQHPKRVVFAEADHYKILKAAQIIIDEGIGEPILLGNRQKIKRLIEEHNLDLGDCLIMNPREEKEKIKRFGELLYKKRQRKGVTLYEARQMMRQRNYFGSMMVETGEADAFISGLTRDYASAIKPALQTIGVEKGTGRVAGMYIILNKNNTYFFSDTTVNENPTADELSEIVGLTARTVRFFDVEPRIAMLSYSNFGSNKGEVPLKTALAAEKARERFPDLLIDGDVQANIALNTKLLKENYPFSVLAEQGANTLIFPDLASGNIAYKLLQEVGGAEAIGPVLMGMRKPVHILQLGSSVREIVNMVAIAVVEAQSYSSKN